A genome region from Paludibacterium sp. B53371 includes the following:
- the efp gene encoding elongation factor P yields MKTAQELRAGNVFKLGNDPMVVQKAEYNKSGRNAAVVKMKMKNLLTGTASEAVYRADDKFDVVVLDRKACTYSYFADPMYVFMDEEFNQYEVEADNLGDVLNFVVDGMEDVCDVTFYEGKAISVELPTTIVREVEYTEPAVRGDTSGKVMKPARLKGTTFEIPVPAFVEIGDKIEIDTRDGGVFKKRV; encoded by the coding sequence ATGAAAACCGCTCAGGAACTCCGCGCAGGTAACGTCTTCAAGCTTGGCAACGACCCGATGGTCGTGCAGAAGGCCGAGTACAACAAGTCCGGCCGTAACGCCGCTGTTGTCAAAATGAAGATGAAGAACCTGCTGACCGGCACCGCTTCGGAAGCCGTTTACCGCGCCGACGACAAGTTCGACGTGGTCGTGCTTGACCGCAAGGCCTGCACCTACTCGTACTTCGCTGACCCGATGTACGTCTTCATGGACGAAGAGTTCAACCAGTACGAAGTCGAAGCCGACAACCTGGGCGACGTGCTGAACTTCGTGGTTGACGGCATGGAAGACGTCTGCGACGTGACCTTCTACGAAGGCAAGGCCATCTCGGTTGAACTGCCGACCACCATCGTGCGCGAAGTGGAATACACCGAACCGGCCGTCCGCGGCGACACCTCGGGCAAGGTCATGAAGCCGGCCCGCCTGAAGGGCACCACCTTCGAAATCCCGGTTCCGGCCTTCGTCGAAATCGGCGACAAGATCGAAATCGACACCCGCGATGGCGGCGTGTTCAAAAAGCGCGTTTAA